One region of Wyeomyia smithii strain HCP4-BCI-WySm-NY-G18 chromosome 3, ASM2978416v1, whole genome shotgun sequence genomic DNA includes:
- the LOC129726523 gene encoding B1 protein-like, producing the protein MRSFKLITSTAVAVLLAYLVTLSSQQDITKLPDIEGYKLHCIEASGITESSAKKLQSGDEIASPDQPTKCYVQCFFQRLRLMNEKGEVQKDKLTQFLTKVVEEEQAKKLVEKCDTRRTNPCDTAYDMFVCYRKNKAKLL; encoded by the exons ATGAGATCATTCAAGTTGATAACTTCCACGGCTGTTGCTGTTTTACTAGCCTATTTGGTG ACCTTGTCGTCTCAGCAAGATATCACCAAACTGCCCGACATCGAAGGTTACAAACTACACTGCATCGAAGCAAGCGGTATTACGGAATCTTCTGCCAAAAAGCTGCAGAGTGGAGATGAGATCGCCTCCCCCGATCAACCCACCAAG TGCTACGTGCAATGCTTCTTTCAACGATTGCGTCTGATGAACGAAAAAGGCGAAGTGCAGAAGGATAAATTGACCCAGTTCCTGACCAAGGTGGTGGAGGAAGAACAAGCGAAGAAGCTGGTGGAAAAATGCGATACACGTCGGACAAATCCGTGCGATACGGCGTACGACATGTTTGTGTGCTACCGAAAGAATAAGGCTAAATTATTGTAA